Below is a genomic region from Brassica oleracea var. oleracea cultivar TO1000 chromosome C9, BOL, whole genome shotgun sequence.
AATCTAGGTTCGATATCAATCATATGATGGTCCACATACAAAATAGTAACAGATGGATCATCCATATAAAAAAGTGCTAAACCTCCGCTCCGACCAACCGCTTCAACAGTACAAACATGATCATAACCAAAAGAAACTTGCACATCTTGCAAGACATGTCGATTGTTTTTAGTCTCCGAAAGAAGAAGAAATTTAGGTAGAAAACAATGATAAAGTTCGTGGAGGTGCTCCTTAGTAAGGTCGGCACCCGCACCCTGACAATTCTACGCTATTGTGTTCATTTGGGGATCTTGGGTGGCTTGCTTCCCACCTTTGCAGTTTTGTTCTTTATCTTTGCAGAAACATCTTCACTGCCTCCACTTGAAGGTTTATTAATTCGACCCATATAGGAGTTAGAGCCCAGCGCTGGCCCATCCTTGGTTTTGGGTGAGGCCCGGCCCTTTAGCATGTTCCTCTTCCTCAGTGAAAGTCCCGCAGCATTAGGGTTCGGTGATCCTTTCTTCTTCTTGAACGGTGATTGCGATGAAAGGGTTGGTGGTTGCTGATGATTGTTGCTGGAGCCAGGCCATGTCGCGTTCCCCACGGGCCGGTTCAGCGTCTCTTCAGCCTTCTTCTCCCCCATCGCGCTCATTGGCGATCGGCCTCGGCGTAGTCTGTGGGGCCATCGGCTGCTCAACCTCTTCTTCCTTGTGGTTCCCATCGTATAGCAAGTCATCCTCATCCATCAGGTCATCATCATCAAAGTTTTCACCATCAATCATCCAATCGTCGTCTTCCAGAATTTTCTACGCATTAGGGTCATCAACTTCATTTAATTCTGGATCACCCGAGTAAGGCTTATCTTTATCATCTGTAGCTTGTTTGCTTACCTCTTCTTCCTCCTCCAATGTCATCTCATACCAGCTCTTTTTCTTCCTTTCCTCGCTGTTAGGTGGTGATCTTGGGTGGGTTTTGGGTGGTGATCGATTCGTCTCAGCGGCGAACCTCAGACTCTTCTTTGCTGATCTTACGGATTCGGAGGAATCTCCCAAATCCCCAACTTTTCCTTTCAACTTCAAGTCTCCTGAAGATTTCTGGAGGGCTAATCTAAAGGGACGTTCCCTGACATGATCCGGGGAGGAGTTGACTTGTTTAGCCAGTTGGGATTGTGTCAGCGATGTTTTAAGAGGGACATCAACTATTTTCTCTCTTTTTGAGCTAGAGGAAGGCCGCGCAAGTTGTTTATCACCGGGTTCTTCAGGAGCTATCTCTCCCTTAGAGCTTTGTGATGTAGGTACACGCTTCCTCTCTTCCCTCCTGGCTTTTTCACGATGTTTGCTTGCTGCGAAGGAATCATCATACCTTCTCTTGTTGTATGCTTCTTTGCTAGGTGGTAGGATATCTCTTTCGCGAGGGACATGTCGATTTTTCTCACGGTGGTCATCTCTAGGAGCATACCGGGAGTCCATGCGTTTCCAAACTCTATCCCGGTTATCTCTTTGAGTTCCTTTCCCGGAGCGTCTCTCGAGATAGCTTGGAGCCTTTGGGGCAGCTGCACTGAAACGCTTTGAGAGGTCTCCCTTTCTATTCATATCGAGTCTGGATTGTTGGCCTTGGTCTCTGTTAGCCTCTCTGTTAGCTTCCTTTATCAGTCGATGGTTCTCTCTTTGTTCCTCAGATAGCGTTGGGCAAGTATCTTCTTCGTGGGATATTAGACGGCAGGAGTGGCACCATCGGTGGAGGTTGACATATTCCAAGGAGACTGGAACAATTTCCCCAGAGGGGAGCTGCGCACAAAGAGAAAATTTCAAAGGGAGTTCAGCATTAATCTCAACTTGGAACTTCGCTGTTTTTTCTTCCACCAGACCCACATTTCCAAGCCTTCTTCCAAGGGCTCTGAAGATCGGGTCAAGCCAGAAGTGTGTGGGGATCCCCAAAGCAGTGACCCAAAATGTCATAGTGTTAGGGAATGAGTCACCTATGTGAGGTGCCCATCTCTCTAGAGCAAAGGACCATTTGTTGTAATGGCAAGGCCTTTTACTCAGAACCTTCTGAAGATCATCTTCAGAATCAAAGTCAAACTGAAATCTTTGGTTTCCCAAGTCTACTCCACAGACTCTGCCTTCAACGTCCCAGATATTTGGTCGTGGGAGTAAAGCAATAAGGGATTCAACACTACGCCTCTCTCTGTTGAAGAGCCGTCCCACCAGGCTGAGCTTGAAGCGGGCTATCAGTTCCGAGTTATCAACTGCCGGGAGAATAACCAGGTCGTCATCCTCTTGCACTTGTACTATCGCCTTGTTCTTGCTGGAGGTTGTAAGTGACTGAGACATCTTGTATTTTCCAGGTAGCTTGTAGATCTAGGGTGAGAATTCTTGAATGACAATAGAACCGCCTTCTTCTGTGGGAGCTAGGACCCAACAAAGGAGAAGTAGATGTAATCTTGAAGTAAGGATCTGCGTTTTGTAACAGGGACCAAAACACTACAAAGAGTGCAGGTCGTCTGTAAAAACGAGACCATTCTTTAGCTGAGATATTGTAGTTTTCCAGATCTTCGAAGTACAGGGAGGATCCATGGTTTTTTATTTTTCTCTACTCTCTGTGAAGCAGATATGGAGAGAGCTTGGAGGTGTAGTCGGTAAAGGCTGTTAGGAGGAGATACTGTGGGATATGCCTGATGTGCCGCAGTCCACGGATCATTACATGGAACCAGCTCAGCATGGAGTTCAGGACGTTCTGAACATTTCAACCGAGGTTCATGTTTTTCACTGTACCAGACTTGACTTGGATCATGCCAGACTTGAGAAAGATCATGCCAGACTTGACTTGGATTATGAGGTTTCACAAAATGATCGAGACTTCTCTCTTTTGGCTCGATTGCCTCATACTGCAAGTACCGGCGACCGTACTGATGGACTGATCGACCCTTTTGATCAGTTCATGCACTTTGATCAGCCAAATCTCACTAAGNNNNNNNNNNNNNNNNNNNNNNNNNNNNNNNNNNNNNNNNNNNNNNNNNNNNNNNNNNNNNNNNNNNNNNNNNNNNNNNNNNNNNNNNNNNNNNNNNNNNNNNNNNNNNNNNNNNNNNNNNNNNNNNNNNNNNNNNNNNNNNNNNNNNNNNNNNNNNNNNNNNNNNNNNNNNNNNNNNNNNNNNNNNNNNNNNNNNNNNNNNNNNNNNNNNNNNNNNNNNNNNNNNNNNNNNNNNNNNNNNNNNNNNNNNNNNNNNNNNNNNNNNNNNNNNNNNNNNNNNNNNNNNNNNNNNNNNNNNNNNNNNNNNNNNNNNNNNNNNNNNNNNNNNNNNNNNNNNNNNNNNNNNNNNNNNNNNNNNNNNNNNNNNNNNNNNNNNNNNNNNNNNNNNNNNNNNNNNNNNNNNNNNNNNNNNNNNNNNNNNNNNNNNNNNNNNNNNNNNNNNGTTGGTATCAGAGCCACTTTGGCTGGTTTGTTTCCCATTCATCTTTTCATCTTCTCATCTCTCCACGATTTTATTTTCTTATTTCTTGTTGGATCCGGGCTGTTCCTTTACTCCCTTGTGATCGCCAGTTATTAAAAAAAAAAAAGAGAAAAAAAAATTCTATCAAAAAAAAAATAGTAAAAGTTTTGGCTTGAATCACTTCTGAAGAGAAATCCAGGGGGAGTGGTGGAAGAGAAACCCTACTGGCTGAAGAGAAAACCAGCCTTAGGACAGTTAAGGCGGATCCATATCAAAATTCTCTTCATCTTTCTTTCTCTTTTCTTTTTCCCACAAAAGTTTGTTTTGGGTTTTGATTGCTGAATTTTGACTGCCTATCATCCTTTAAACCAGCGGAAAGAACTCTGAGTGATCACCTAAAAATCATGAGCTAAACACTTTGAGAGTCTGAGGATTTTTATTTGCTAACTCTTTTGTTAAGTGTTCTCAGGATGTTTGGACTTCTCAAGAAATCAAAACTACAACAAGACGTTTACTTTCCTTTTAAAACCGTGTTAGAAAAAAAGCAAATGATTTTTGGAAATAAGAAACAGTTTGCTTCTAATGGGTTTGATTTTGTGCAGAAACAAAGAAACCAAAGGAAGAGACAAAACAAGTTCGATGTTGATGAGAAGTGGATCAGGAGTGGTGATTGTCCCTTCACCAAAGCCAAGAGAAGCAACCGTGATGTGTCTGATCAGAACGAGCTTCAGACTTATGCCAGCTTGGAAAATATGTTGCATAAGGCGATTCATGTTGTCCGGCAACTCAAAAAGAAGGGAAACACCAACACTTCTTCTGCACCAAAACAACAAAATAATTCTTCTTCTCCTTCAAATTCTGATTTGAAAATTAATGTGTTGTCTTCTGCTAAAAGCAAGGCTGTGAAAACCACAAGCAAGGCTCTTTCTACCAGGTGCTTCAAATGTCATAGGGTCGGTCATTATACCAACAAGTGCCAAAAACAGAAATCGTTGGTGACTTTGGAGAAAATTGAAACCGAGCNNNNNNNNNNNNNNNNNNNNNNNNNNNNNNNNNNNNNNNNNNNNNNNNNNNNNNNNNNNNNNNNNNNNNNNNNNNNNNNNNNNNNNNNNNNNNNNNNNNNNNNNNNNNNNNNNNNNNNNNNNNNNNNNNNNNNNNNNNNNNNNNNNNNNNNNNNNNNNNNNNNNNNNNNNNNNNNNNNNNNNNNNNNNNNNNNNNNNNNNNNNNNNNNNNNNNNNNNNNNNNNNNNNNNNNNNNNNNNNNNNNNNNNNNNNNNNNNNNNNNNNNNNNNNNNNNNNNNNNNNNNNNNNNNNNNNNNNNNNNNNNNNNNNNNNNNNNNNNNNNNNNNNNNNNNNNNNNNNNNNNNNNNNNNNNNNNNNNNNNNNNNNNNNNNNNNNNNNNNNNNNNNNNNNNNNNNNNNNNNNNNNNNNNNNNNNNNNNNNNNNNNNNNNNNNNNNNNNNNNNNNNNNNNNNNNNNNNNNNNNNNNNNNNNNNNNNNNNNNNNNNNNNNNNNNNNNNNNNNNNNNNNNNNNNNNNNNNNNNNNNNNNNNNNNNNNNNNNNNNNNNNNNNNNNNNNNNNNNNNNNNNNNNNNNNNNNNNNNNNNNNNNNNNNNNNNNNNNNNNNNNNNNNNNNNNNNNNNNNNNNNNNNNNNNNNNNNNNNNNNNNNNNNNNNNNNNNNNNNNNNNNNNNNNNNNNNNNNNNNNNNNNNNNNNNNNNNNNNNNNNNNNNNNNNNNNNNNNNNNNNNNNNNNNNNNNNNNNNNNNNNNNNNNNNNNNNNNNNNNNNNNNNNNNNNNNNNNNNNNNNNNNNNNNNNNNNNNNNNNNNNNNNNNNNNNNNNNNNNNNNNNNNNNNNNNNNNNNNNNNNNNNNNNNNNNNNNNNNNNNNNNNNNNNNNNNNNNNNNNNNNNNNNNNNNNNNNNNNNNNNNNNNNNNNNNNNNNNNNNNNNNNNNNNNNNNNNNNNNNNNNNNNNNNNNNNNNNNNNNNNNNNNNNNNNNNNNNNNNNNNNNNNNNNNNNNNNNNNNNNNNNNNNNNNNNNNNNNNNNNNNNNNNNNNNNNNNNNNNNNNNNNNNNNNNNNNNNNNNNNNNNNNNNNNNNNNNNNNNNNNNNNNNNNNNNNNNNNNNNNNNNNNNNNNNNNNNNNNNNNNNNNNNNNNNNNNNNNNNNNNNNNNNNNNNNNNNNNNNNNNNNNNNNNNNNNNNNNNNNNNNNNNNNNNNNNNNNNNNNNNNNNNNNNNNNNNNNNNNNNNNNNNNNNNNNNNNNNNNNNNNNNNNNNNNNNNNNNNNNNNNNNNNNNNNNNNNNNNNNNNNNNNNNNNNNNNNNNNNNNNNNNNNAGAGTTCTTTAGCTAGTTCATTGGTGTGAACCGGCTTGTTGATTTGGTGGTCAGCCAATTCATCTTTGTGTGTTGTTTGGTGGTTAGCCAACACATTCATTCTTTCTTTGGTGGTTAGCCTTAGATCGTGGGTATATCAAGAGTCATTCTGCATCTTTTGACGATCCTTTCAATACATCTCAGTTCCAGAAGTGTCGTTTGCCTTCTCGGATCATATCCAACACCCAGCTAAAGTGATCCTCCCTATCTTAGGGTTCTTCAATGCCTTCAGCGGAAGAAGTAGGAGCAAACTTGAACCACCGTCCGTACATGTTCTCCGAGGGGGTCTTTGCTAATATCCAGGGGATAAAGATCAAACAGGTAACAATTTAAAAAACCTTTCAGGGTTGCAGGGTTTTTTTTCATAGATGGAAAGGGTCTGTTGGATAAAAGGAGGCTTGGGTTTGAAGTTAGCGGTTAAGGACCTTTTTCGCTTTTCGTGTCTGAGAGCTTTTTTGCCGCGGGAGAATTTTTCATAGCATATGTAAATTTCACTTGTGTGTTTTGTTTTTGTTGGTAAAAAGGTGAACAAGCTTCCTTCTTAATCAACAAAGGTGAACAAGCCAATTTTCAAATGAAAAGGTGAACAAGCTAATTTTCGAATAAAAGGGTGAACAAGCTTCACTTGTTGATAGGCCTACAAAACTATACGGTCATCCTGGGTAAAGCCTACATGAGTACAACTTCGAAGGCCCAAATCATCACAATCAGAGTAATATAATTTGGAATATTCAATCTCGCTTTCTAGAGGTTTGCTTTCTTTGTATAGTTTGTATGAGACTTGGTCATGCTTGTGGCTGGCCTTTGTGGAGACATGTAACATGTTCAGCTGTCTTTCGATTGTACCAAGTTTGTTTTGTTTGTTTAACTTTTTTTGTAGCAGGTTTGTTGTGATAATTTTTCTCTCTCTCAAACATTATAGTAATATGAACTAATATAGATTTCATGTGAAGTATATATACAATTAACTACCAGATAAATGCTAAAACAAGTATATAAACTCTGATTACTAAAGAAGAATATATCAATAACGTATTTACAAGCTGTCACATAAGGCGTGAGTGAAGACCCACTATCCACAATTTGCTTTCCGCTACTTATAACTTCATGGACCCCCACCCATGAATCAAACAAACATACCCGGTCTTTATTCTTGTAAAATTAATTAATTAATTAATTATATCTCTATTTCTGACAATTATTATTTATTGTTTTATCATCTTAAATTCATTTTTAGTCGTTCATATTTCGTTTTCGTACACTTCAATTATAACATTTCATTTCATTGTGCCTTTCATGTCCACTCTTATATACTCCAAGACCCTTTTATTACGCTGCATTATTATTAGTCTAAAACCCTTGTATCTGCAAAAAGTAACCTTTTCCAATACTTGTCTACATGTATTTGACATAAGCTCCATCTTGTATGCAAATTTCCATACTCTTAAATCTTTTATCCTCTTCTTAGTTACTACGGATAAAAGATTTACAGTAGAAGTATTGTTATAATCAATTTCTGTTATTTTTTCCAATATTAATGAACTAAAGTTGCAAACTTTAATAACAGTTTGTTTGTTTATCATTTCTCTTCCCTTTACCCTTTCAAGCGCCACTTTTTCTTCCTAAATCCTCTCTCAAATCTCTCTCTCCGTTTCCGATAAAGGAAAAAACAAAAGCTCTAATCTCAATCTTTCAGTTCCTGAAAAAGTGTTAAGAGACTGTGTGAAGCAAAGGGATAGAGAGAGAGAGAGAGATGGGAGGAGTGACGTCATCAGTTGCGGCGAAGTTCGCTTTCTTCCCACCGAGTCCAGCCTCTTACAGGCTGATAACCGACGAAATGACTGGACTTCTTGTGATGAACCCGTTTCCTCACCGCGAGAACGTGGAGATATCGAAGCTGCCGACACGAAGAGGAACAGAGATCGTGGCTATGTACGTGAGACACCCGATGGCTACCTCTACTCTGCTTTATTCCCATGGAAACGCAGCCGATCTGGGCCAGATGTATGAGCTCTTCATCGAATTGAGCATCCATCTTAAGGTTAATCTTATGGGGTATGTCAAAGTCTCACTCTTTCCTCTCTTTTTTTTTTTTCTTTTCATTACAACTCCATAATTAATACACATAGCTCTCGAATTTATTACACAACCTTTGTCTATAACTGTGTTCTGTTTGGTGATGTTTTTGTGGATATGATCAATTGAATTAATTTTGTTCTAGCCGTTTTTTGAAAATCTTAACTTGGTTGTGTTCTGATGCTTACTTAAGCTCATGTTTTTAGTTTATAACGATTATTATCGCATTAGAAAAGAAAAAACATAACAAGTTTAGATCATTCCTAGCTTGATTCAGCTACATTTGCTTTTTTTCCTATGTTTTTATTACAGGTATGATTACTCTGGGTATGGACAATCTACTGGAAAGGTTTGTTGTCCTTTAAGAATCCACAAGGAAAGATATTAATAATGGTTATAGAAACTAATTATGAAAATGTATATTTTTTTTGTTGTGTGTGATTTTAGCCAAGTGAGCACAATACATATGCTGATATTGAAGCTGCTTATAAATGTCTTGAAGAGACATATGGAGCAAAACAGGAAGACGTAATCCTCTATGGCCAATCCGTAGGAAGTGGACCTACATTAGACCTCGCTGCAAGATTACCTCAGCTAAGAGCTGTTGTTCTCCATAGCCCGATTCTTTCAGGTCTAAGAGTTATGTATCCAGTGAAGAAGACTTACTGGTTCGACATCTACAAGGTATTAATAAAACTCATTATTCTTTAATGGATTCTTCATGGTTTCAGGTTTATGTTTTCTTTTTTCTTGCAGAATATCGACAAGATCCCACTTGTGAATTGCCCTGTTCTTGTCATTCACGTGAGTTAACATAAATATCCATTTCTCTTTCTTTTTGGGCATTTATGAATGACTTAAGAGTGTTAATTTTATATTCTATAAATAGTTTTTTAACATTTATAAATGATTTAAGAGTGTTAATTTTGTCTTTTTCATAATAAACTTATGAAAATGATTATCACTTAAAGGTAAATTTGAAAAATAGTATTGAATTTGAGGTAAATTTAGAATTTCCCTTTCTTTTTTTTCTGGAATCAAATGTCTTTAACTCTCTGTGGTTATTCATTTGGTGCAGGGAACTAGTGATGAAGTTGTTGACTGTTCCCATGGAAAACAATTATGGGAACTCTCTAAAGAGAAGTACGAACCGCTTTGGCTTGAAGGCGGCAACCATTGTGATCTAGAACAGTACCCTGAATACATCAAACACCTCAAGAAGTTCATCGCAACCGTAGAGAGGTCTCTCTCCTCTAGGAAGAGCACGTGCCAATCAGAAAACCAGAGCAGCGATGTTGAAATGCCGAGGCAGAGCGTTGACAGAAGAGAGAAGCCAAGACAAAGCGTTGATAGAAGGGAGAAAGAGAAACCTCCAAAGGGTCAGTCCAAGAAGAGTAAGCTGAGAATCACTTTCGAGCAGCATTTGGATCGGTCCAGGAGAAGCGTTGACCTTCACGAGAAGGCAAGGAAGAGCGTTGACCACTATAGTCATCATCATCAGAATAATCATGAGATTGAGAGAGGAAGGAAGAGTGTTGATAGATTGGATAGAGTACGGTCCGAATAAACACGGAGAAATCTACAATACGTACATACACAGAACAAGAACATTTGATCTTGATTGCAGTTCTAATGTTGATGTTTTTTTTTTTTTCTTGTTTTGTTTGTGAGTTATTCTGTAGTTTTATTTATTTGCGGTGTGATATTTTTCTGAACTTATGAAGCTTATGTATTAAGCAAACAATTGAGTGAGATTAGAGCTTTGCATTAGCAGGAATTTACTTAACCCTACAGTTAAATTGTATAAACTTCATAAAAAATTTAATAAAATATTTGTGTGAATTTCTTAAAAATTTTAAATGTTTGTCAATATAATACTAACATAATTTTATTTATGTATATATTAAATATGAATATATTTTTATACTGAAAGCTTAACTGAAAAAGTACCTACGTGGATATTTTAAGCTCAGCAAACTTCAGCATGTAAGAGTTGTCTGGGTTTGGTAATGGCTTGTGTGTGTGTGTTTACTTGTATTTTGGTGCAGCCAAAATATTGGGTATCAGTTTGGGCTTACTGATAAACTCTTCAAATTAAAAAGCCCAAAATGTATTAAAAACTCAATTTCTGATTTATTTATTTTTCTGAATCAAACTCAGAGGTTATATCAGTCTCAGCTGCTTAAAATAGTTTTGAGTCAATTAATTCAGAACTGTTTTCTTCTCTCCCTTGTATTTATTTTTGGACTAATTATTTTAAGATATTTTCTAAAATTAGTGTGTAACTTCATTTTCCTCTCGTATCCATCAATTTTCCTAATTTTTCTCATCTTGGAAAACATTTAAATTCACTATCCCATGACTCGTTCTTACATCCTAAAGCTTTTGCAGTGTTTCTCCCTATAGTAAAAAGAACAAAAATCCAAAAAAAACATAATAATAGTACTGCCTTAGCTTTTGGAATATCCTCTTATTAATCTCAATAAAAACAAAAACAAAATGGCACGCCAGTTTATCGTATTTGCTCTATTGGCTATCATTGTTGCCACCGCTTTCGCCGCCGATGCTCCCGCAGCTTCCCCGAAGAAGTCTCCGTCTCCGACCACCGCACCAGCAACCAAAACTCCAACTGCCCCAACGAAGGCTCCTACCGCCACACCAAAATCTTCCTCCGCTGATGCGCCTAAGTCATCTTCAGCCGCTTCTCCCAAAACATCTTCCCCTGCTGCAGGAGGACCCGCCGCCGAGGATGACTCCTCTGCCTCTGGTCCCAGTGACAGCTCTGATGCACCTAGCGTGTCCTCTCCGCCAGCTCCCACACCCGACAGCACATCCACTGCTGATGGACCAAGCGATGGACCCAGTGCAGAGTCACCAACCAGCGGTGCCGTGTCCACCGTCAAGCTTTCTGTTGCTGGCATAACAGCCGCCATCAGCTTGTTCTTCTTTTCTTTCTAAGTTAAATTAGTCCATATTTTGCTTAGAAAGATTGTCGTCTAATCTTTCAACATGAGACGTGAACTTATTATATATATATATATATATATACGTTTATAAGTTGAGATTAATTGGAGTTACTATAAACTCAAAAGTCGATATGAATTTTTGTTAGAAACAAATGTTTCATATTTTGTTTAATATAATAAAGTTTTGTGGAAACGCATATGATTTTTGTGGAGCATAAAATGGAAGAAAAAGTGTGGGTCAATGGAGATAGAACCAACCCTAATTGCGCTTTTTGCATGTATGTTTGGCTCTGATTGGTTCCCTTTCTCTTTGTCAGCTTTATTGATTCATCTTCAGCTTTTTCTTTATGGCAGCGTCAGGGTCTCTGTAACTCCAAAATTTATTTAAGTTTTACCCTTTACTTGAAATACTAGTCAAATCCAGCAATTATTAACCAGGATTTTAAGAGAGTAATATCCCAAAATAGCAAAATATTTTTTTTTTCTAACTATATAGCATCGTTTTATAGAAAGTTTTTCCGAAAAAATATCTATATCTTTAAAATTTTCATTCATATTTCTCAAAATCCTATTTTTCCTATATATTTTATAATTTTTTTAAAGCATTTATACACACGATTGTTATATCTTATATCTAGTTTTTTCTCTATAGGTGAAAGCAATATGTATTTTATTATGCCCTTTTAAAAAGAAAATGTATTTTATTATCACCAAATAGTGGAATTTATATGCGACATCCCAAAAGTATCTTCTAAACCTATCACGTTCAAATAGCATTTAACCAACATTATTATATTTACTAGAATCCACATTTTGTAATTTTGTAACCCCCACGCACACGGCCACACCTTATGCTTATGCACTAGAAAGTGCATAAAGTAGGGTTTACTTAAATATTGAACCCATCAAATCTAATGGCGTTAAATAGTCCAAAACATTTTTACCCCAACCCGAATACATATCTAAACCCGAACCGAAAAACCGAAACTGGATCTGAACTGTTATATAAAAAATATCCGAACGTGACTTATGAGCTTAGTACTTTGGGATTTGGTTATAATCCGAACCAAAAACGAAATTCAAACTAGAATCCGAAAATATCCTAAATTAGTTAAATATGTTAATGTTTCTATATATGTTAAGGTGATTTAGATATTTTAGAGTATTCAAAATATTTTTGTAGTTTATTTTATTTGTTACTTTGAATACTTTTTAGTTAATTTAGATAGTTTAACTAATTTTTAATCAGATTTGTGAATAATTTCTATATTTTGAATTTTTTTAATCAATTTTTGAAGTTTAAAAAATATATTTTTGGACAATTTCAAATATTGGTTACAATCTGATCTGAACTGAACCCGGAAGAAACCAGAAACCAGAAACCAGAAACCGAATCAAACCCGACCTGATACTTAATAAAACCCGAACAAGACTTATAAGCATAACACCGAAAATCCGAATCAACCGAACCGAAACCGACTGGGCTTCCGAAAGCCCAGGCCTAGCGTTAAATGAACTACATAACTTGATTAACGACGTTGAATAAGCTGTATTTACATAATTGCAGCCTAAAGAAAATGTAAAAAGACAAGATAATGCATAGAACTTTATATAGTTCACGTGAATGTTATCACCAGGGTCGGGTCTGAATAGAGGCAGGTAAAGCATCTGTTTTAGGGCCGGACTATAATTATTAATTTTAGGGGCCAAAAGATACATAAGGTGGTCTTTTATCTAACGGAAATGATGCATTATATTATCTAATGGGGGCCGGGTTCGAATCTCCTCTCTACACTTTTCAGTGTTTTTCATGTTTTTTTTTAAAGTAAAGGGCCCAAAAAAATATTTTACTTCTGGGCCGGTAATTCTCAGGCCCGGTCCTGGTTATCACAAACGAAAAATCTATTTTCTTCTGCGGAAGGTGTCACCAAACTGACAGTAAATGATCAGGATACTACTGTACTATATATATCACTTCATTTGTCATTGCTGTCGGTGGTAGAAAAAGTTGAAATGTATTACATATATTGGCTCGAAAAATCACATGTGGATTAGTTTCCGGAAGGAAAACTCATGTCTAACATGTTTGATTATTGGTTAACTCATGTTTATATCTATCTATTAATATAAATGTTGGAGCTCCTAATGTAATAAAGAACCCAAACCATTTAATGAATCCGTGTATCTAAATATCAAAAAGTAAAAACAAAGTGCTTTTTTATGAAAAGTTGAAAATAAAAATCCATAATTAATCAAAAGTCTAATACACAAATGTATAATCCTATCCAACCTTTACTATCTTCAGACACATCCAAACAGAATCCAAGATTACAATACATTCATCCAATGAATGTTCGACACGTGTCAAAAGTACCATCACTGTCAGCTTTCCTTTTCCCTCCACCTACATACTTCTCGAGTGAGAGAGAAAAGGAGAACAGCGAAAGAGTTAATCAAAGAGTGAGAAACAAATTTGAAGAGAGAGAGAGAGAGAGATCGGAGATGTGTAGTTTAACCAGTCCGGCCGGCGAAGTTAATCAGAGCAAGAGAAGATCGAAGAGGATCAGGAAGAGGAAACAGATGGAATCAACTTACATGGACAAGTCTCCTTCGAATCCCGAAACGTCTCGTAAGCAGATCAGGAAGAAGACGAAAAGACCCAAGTTTCTCAGTCTCAAGCTCGAACTCGGCACCTCTCATGAGATCGAAGAGAGTCCCGGAGCCACGAAGAGCAAGAAGAAGAAGAAACACAAACCATCGAAACAGAGCAAGTCGAAAGGAGTCGATACGACGCCGTTTAAGGAGAATAAGAGAGCGGAGACTGTGGGAGGAGAGAAAGAAGAAGAGCAGTACGACACCGTTGCAGCTTACCTCTTCAGCTCCGCCACCGACAGCTCAATGTCCTCGATCCAAGATCTCCTCCCTTCCTCCGCCGTCCACGTAGATTGCGG
It encodes:
- the LOC106319418 gene encoding alpha/beta hydrolase domain-containing protein 17B, whose product is MGGVTSSVAAKFAFFPPSPASYRLITDEMTGLLVMNPFPHRENVEISKLPTRRGTEIVAMYVRHPMATSTLLYSHGNAADLGQMYELFIELSIHLKVNLMGYDYSGYGQSTGKPSEHNTYADIEAAYKCLEETYGAKQEDVILYGQSVGSGPTLDLAARLPQLRAVVLHSPILSGLRVMYPVKKTYWFDIYKNIDKIPLVNCPVLVIHGTSDEVVDCSHGKQLWELSKEKYEPLWLEGGNHCDLEQYPEYIKHLKKFIATVERSLSSRKSTCQSENQSSDVEMPRQSVDRREKPRQSVDRREKEKPPKGQSKKSKLRITFEQHLDRSRRSVDLHEKARKSVDHYSHHHQNNHEIERGRKSVDRLDRVRSE
- the LOC106315250 gene encoding protein SON-like; this encodes MSQSLTTSSKNKAIVQVQEDDDLVILPAVDNSELIARFKLSLVGRLFNRERRSVESLIALLPRPNIWDVEGRVCGVDLGNQRFQFDFDSEDDLQKVLSKRPCHYNKWSFALERWAPHIGDSFPNTMTFWVTALGIPTHFWLDPIFRALGRRLGNVGLVEEKTAKFQVEINAELPLKFSLCAQLPSGEIVPVSLEYVNLHRWCHSCRLISHEEDTCPTLSEEQRENHRLIKEANREANRDQGQQSRLDMNRKGDLSKRFSAAAPKAPSYLERRSGKGTQRDNRDRVWKRMDSRYAPRDDHREKNRHVPRERDILPPSKEAYNKRRYDDSFAASKHREKARREERKRVPTSQSSKGEIAPEEPGDKQLARPSSSSKREKIVDVPLKTSLTQSQLAKQVNSSPDHVRERPFRLALQKSSGDLKLKGKVGDLGDSSESVRSAKKSLRFAAETNRSPPKTHPRSPPNSEERKKKSWYEMTLEEEEEVSKQATDDKDKPYSGDPELNEVDDPNA
- the LOC106316784 gene encoding classical arabinogalactan protein 6 produces the protein MARQFIVFALLAIIVATAFAADAPAASPKKSPSPTTAPATKTPTAPTKAPTATPKSSSADAPKSSSAASPKTSSPAAGGPAAEDDSSASGPSDSSDAPSVSSPPAPTPDSTSTADGPSDGPSAESPTSGAVSTVKLSVAGITAAISLFFFSF